In Grus americana isolate bGruAme1 chromosome 19, bGruAme1.mat, whole genome shotgun sequence, the following are encoded in one genomic region:
- the ELN gene encoding elastin isoform X8, translating to MARQAAAPLLPGVLLLFSILPASQQGGVPGAIPGGGVPGAGFFPGAGVGGLGAGLGAGGKPLKPGVGGLGGLGPLGLQPGAAGLFPGGVFPGAAAAAALKAAAKAGAGIGGVGGIGVPGGLGVPGGAVVPGGVQPGVGAAGKPPKVPGAGIPGAFPGGVLPGAGVRFPGVGVLPGVPTGAGVKPKVPGAGAFAGIPGGYGLPYSTGFGPGGIGAGIGAGKAGYPTGTGVGAQAAAAKAAAKYGAGVLPGVGGIPGVGGVVPGVGVVPGAGVGVPAAAAAAAKAAAKAGAFGAGVLPGVGGVPGLVPGVGGVPGLVPGVPGVAGVGAPAAAKAAAKAAKYGAGVGVPGVPGVPGVPGVPGVPGVPGVPGVPGVPGVAGVPGVPGVAGVPGVVPGVGVGGPEAAAAAAKAAAKAAAYGVPGVGVPGVGVPGVGVPGVGVPGVGVPGVGVPGVGVPGVGVPGLVPGVGGPAAAAAAKAAAKAAKYGAGGLAPGVGGLAPGIGGLAPGVGGLAPGIGGVPGVGGLAAAAKAAAKAAKFGAGVGGVPGGVPGVAGVPGVPGVTPGVGVVPGLVPGAGVPGTGILPGAGIPQIGVQPGAKPPKFGVPGAGVPGVGIVPGALGVGGLGVGLGAGILYPGAVGKPPKPGFGIGGLQPGAGVPGFGVSPIFPGGVAGQLGFVGKPPKTFGGALGALGFRGGVGCAQGKFCGRKRK from the exons ATGgcaaggcaggcagctgcacCCCTCCTTCCCggagtcctcctcctcttctccatccTCCCGGCTTCTCAGCAAGGag GGGTCCCTGGTGCTATTCCGGGAGGGGGAGTCCCAGGAGCAGGCTTTTTCCCAG GTGCTGGGGTTGGAGGTTTGGGAGCAG GACTTGGGGCTGGAGGAAAACCTCTCAAACCAG GGGTCGGAGGCCTCGGGGGACTTGGCCCACTTGGCCTGCAGCCAG GTGCTGCAGGTCTTTTCCCCGGGGGCGTCTTCCCAGgagctgccgctgccgccgcgctCAAGGCTGCTGCGAAAGCTG GTGCTGGCATTGGTGGCGTGGGTGGAATTGGTGTTCCTGGTGGCCTCGGGGTCCCCGGAG GTGCAGTGGTACCGGGCGGGGTGCAGCCCGGGGTTGGTGCGGCAGGGAAACCCCCCAAAGTACCAG GTGCTGGGATTCCTGGAGCTTTCCCGGGTGGCGTGCTCCCCGGTGCAG GTGTCCGCTTCCCTGGCGTAGGGGTGCTGCCCGGAGTGCCCACTGGTGCTGGAGTGAAGCCGAAAGTTCCAG GAGCAGGAGCCTTCGCAGGAATCCCTG gTGGCTATGGATTGCCCTACAGCACTG GCTTCGGGCCCGGCGGGATAGGAGCCGGCATCGGGGCAGGAAAGGCAGGGTACCCCACCGGGACAG GAGTtggagcacaggcagcagcagcgaaAGCAGCAGCGAAATATG GAGCCGGTGTCCTGCCCGGGGTTGGCGGCATCCCTGGAGTCGGCGGAGTGGTACCCGGTGTCGGCGTTGTCCCAGGAGCCGGAG TTGgagtgccagcagcagcagcggcagcggcgAAGGCGGCGGCGAAGGCAGGAGCTTTTG gTGCAGGGGTGCTGCCCGGCGTTGGCGGCGTCCCAGGCCTCGTGCCTGGTGTTGGCGGTGTCCCCGGCTTGGTGCCTGGTGTCCCCGGGGTGGCAG GAGTCGGGgcgccagcagcagcaaaggcagcagcaaaggcagctaaGTACG GAGCTGGTGTCGGTGTTCCTGGCGTTCCTGGCGTTCCTGGTGTTCCTGGCGTTCCTGGTGTTCCTGGCGTTCCTGGCGTCCCTGGCGTTCCTGGCGTCCCTGGCGTTGCTGGTGTCCCCGGCGTGCCCGGCGTGGCTGGGGTTCCCGGTGTGGTGCCTGGTGTCGGAG TGGGTGGCCCAGAAGCCGCGGCAGCCGCGGCGAAGGCTGCAGCGAAAGCCGCGGCGTATG GTGTGCCCGGAGTTGGCGTGCCCGGAGTTGGCGTGCCCGGAGTCGGTGTGCCTGGAGTCGGCGTGCCCGGTGTCGGCGTACCCGGAGTTGGTGTGCCCGGAGTTGGTGTGCCCGGTGTCGGCGTGCCCGGTCTGGTGCCAG gAGTTGGAGGTCCAGCGGCCGCCGCTGCTGCCAAAGCAGCTGCCAAAGCAGCCAAGTACG GAGCAGGTGGCCTGGCTCCTGGCGTGGGTGGCCTGGCTCCTGGTATAGGTGGTCTAGCTCCTGGAGTGGGTGGCCTGGCCCCTGGCATTGGAGGTGTCccag GGGTCGGAGGTCTGGCcgcagcagcaaaagcagcagcgaAGGCAGCCAAATTTG GTGCTGGGGTCGGAGGGGTGCCAGGTGGGGTGCCCGGCGTCGCCGGAGTGCCAGGAGTGCCAGGAGTGACACCCGGTGTCGGCGTTGTGCCCGGGTTGGTGCCAGGCGCAGGGGTACCCGGTACCGGCATCCTCCCCGGGGCAG GCATCCCCCAAATAGGGGTGCAGCCTGGTGCTAAACCTCCCAAATTTG GCGTTCCCGGGGCTGGAGTCCCAGGGGTTGGCATTGTCCCAG GTGCCCTCGGAGTTGGTGGCCTTGGAGTCGGGCTCGGTGCTG GAATCTTGTATCCAGGAGCTGTTGGGAAACCTCCCAAGCCAG GTTTTGGTAttggggggctgcagccag GGGCTGGAGTTCCCGGCTTTGGCGTATCACCGATATTTCCAG GTGGGGTCGCCGGCCAGCTGGGATTCGTTG GGAAGCCCCCCAAGACCTTCGGAGGAGCCCTCGGTGCCCTGGGCTTTAGAG GCGGCGTGGGCTGCGCACAAGGGAAGTTCTGCGGGAGGAAGCGGAAGTAA
- the ELN gene encoding elastin isoform X3, whose amino-acid sequence MARQAAAPLLPGVLLLFSILPASQQGGVPGAIPGGGVPGAGFFPGAGVGGLGAGLGAGGKPLKPGVGGLGGLGPLGLQPGAAGLFPGGVFPGAAAAAALKAAAKAGAGIGGVGGIGVPGGLGVPGGAVVPGGVQPGVGAAGKPPKVPGAGIPGAFPGGVLPGAGVRFPGVGVLPGVPTGAGVKPKVPGAGAFAGIPGLGGFGGQQPGVPLGYPIKAPKLPGFGPGGIGAGIGAGKAGYPTGTGVGAQAAAAKAAAKYGAGVLPGVGGIPGVGGVVPGVGVVPGAGVGVPAAAAAAAKAAAKAGAFGAGVLPGVGGVPGLVPGVGGVPGLVPGVPGVAGVGAPAAAKAAAKAAKYGAGVGVPGVPGVPGVPGVPGVPGVPGVPGVPGVPGVAGVPGVPGVAGVPGVVPGVGVGGPEAAAAAAKAAAKAAAYGVPGVGVPGVGVPGVGVPGVGVPGVGVPGVGVPGVGVPGVGVPGLVPGVGGPAAAAAAKAAAKAAKYGAGGLAPGVGGLAPGIGGLAPGVGGLAPGIGGVPGVGGLAAAAKAAAKAAKFGAGVGGVPGGVPGVAGVPGVPGVTPGVGVVPGLVPGAGVPGTGILPGAGIPQIGVQPGAKPPKFGVPGAGVPGVGIVPGALGVGGLGVGLGAGILYPGAVGKPPKPGFGIGGLQPGAGVPGFGVSPIFPGGVAGQLGFVGKPPKTFGGALGALGFRGGVGCAQGKFCGRKRK is encoded by the exons ATGgcaaggcaggcagctgcacCCCTCCTTCCCggagtcctcctcctcttctccatccTCCCGGCTTCTCAGCAAGGag GGGTCCCTGGTGCTATTCCGGGAGGGGGAGTCCCAGGAGCAGGCTTTTTCCCAG GTGCTGGGGTTGGAGGTTTGGGAGCAG GACTTGGGGCTGGAGGAAAACCTCTCAAACCAG GGGTCGGAGGCCTCGGGGGACTTGGCCCACTTGGCCTGCAGCCAG GTGCTGCAGGTCTTTTCCCCGGGGGCGTCTTCCCAGgagctgccgctgccgccgcgctCAAGGCTGCTGCGAAAGCTG GTGCTGGCATTGGTGGCGTGGGTGGAATTGGTGTTCCTGGTGGCCTCGGGGTCCCCGGAG GTGCAGTGGTACCGGGCGGGGTGCAGCCCGGGGTTGGTGCGGCAGGGAAACCCCCCAAAGTACCAG GTGCTGGGATTCCTGGAGCTTTCCCGGGTGGCGTGCTCCCCGGTGCAG GTGTCCGCTTCCCTGGCGTAGGGGTGCTGCCCGGAGTGCCCACTGGTGCTGGAGTGAAGCCGAAAGTTCCAG GAGCAGGAGCCTTCGCAGGAATCCCTG GACTGGGAGGTTTTGGAGGTCAGCAGCCCGGTGTCCCTCTGGGGTATCCCATCAAAGCTCCTAAGCTCCCAG GCTTCGGGCCCGGCGGGATAGGAGCCGGCATCGGGGCAGGAAAGGCAGGGTACCCCACCGGGACAG GAGTtggagcacaggcagcagcagcgaaAGCAGCAGCGAAATATG GAGCCGGTGTCCTGCCCGGGGTTGGCGGCATCCCTGGAGTCGGCGGAGTGGTACCCGGTGTCGGCGTTGTCCCAGGAGCCGGAG TTGgagtgccagcagcagcagcggcagcggcgAAGGCGGCGGCGAAGGCAGGAGCTTTTG gTGCAGGGGTGCTGCCCGGCGTTGGCGGCGTCCCAGGCCTCGTGCCTGGTGTTGGCGGTGTCCCCGGCTTGGTGCCTGGTGTCCCCGGGGTGGCAG GAGTCGGGgcgccagcagcagcaaaggcagcagcaaaggcagctaaGTACG GAGCTGGTGTCGGTGTTCCTGGCGTTCCTGGCGTTCCTGGTGTTCCTGGCGTTCCTGGTGTTCCTGGCGTTCCTGGCGTCCCTGGCGTTCCTGGCGTCCCTGGCGTTGCTGGTGTCCCCGGCGTGCCCGGCGTGGCTGGGGTTCCCGGTGTGGTGCCTGGTGTCGGAG TGGGTGGCCCAGAAGCCGCGGCAGCCGCGGCGAAGGCTGCAGCGAAAGCCGCGGCGTATG GTGTGCCCGGAGTTGGCGTGCCCGGAGTTGGCGTGCCCGGAGTCGGTGTGCCTGGAGTCGGCGTGCCCGGTGTCGGCGTACCCGGAGTTGGTGTGCCCGGAGTTGGTGTGCCCGGTGTCGGCGTGCCCGGTCTGGTGCCAG gAGTTGGAGGTCCAGCGGCCGCCGCTGCTGCCAAAGCAGCTGCCAAAGCAGCCAAGTACG GAGCAGGTGGCCTGGCTCCTGGCGTGGGTGGCCTGGCTCCTGGTATAGGTGGTCTAGCTCCTGGAGTGGGTGGCCTGGCCCCTGGCATTGGAGGTGTCccag GGGTCGGAGGTCTGGCcgcagcagcaaaagcagcagcgaAGGCAGCCAAATTTG GTGCTGGGGTCGGAGGGGTGCCAGGTGGGGTGCCCGGCGTCGCCGGAGTGCCAGGAGTGCCAGGAGTGACACCCGGTGTCGGCGTTGTGCCCGGGTTGGTGCCAGGCGCAGGGGTACCCGGTACCGGCATCCTCCCCGGGGCAG GCATCCCCCAAATAGGGGTGCAGCCTGGTGCTAAACCTCCCAAATTTG GCGTTCCCGGGGCTGGAGTCCCAGGGGTTGGCATTGTCCCAG GTGCCCTCGGAGTTGGTGGCCTTGGAGTCGGGCTCGGTGCTG GAATCTTGTATCCAGGAGCTGTTGGGAAACCTCCCAAGCCAG GTTTTGGTAttggggggctgcagccag GGGCTGGAGTTCCCGGCTTTGGCGTATCACCGATATTTCCAG GTGGGGTCGCCGGCCAGCTGGGATTCGTTG GGAAGCCCCCCAAGACCTTCGGAGGAGCCCTCGGTGCCCTGGGCTTTAGAG GCGGCGTGGGCTGCGCACAAGGGAAGTTCTGCGGGAGGAAGCGGAAGTAA